TTTAGCAGTAAACAAAAAGCAGAATTTCCCTAAAGAAAAAGctgaaaacttgaaaaaatgaacCCAGAACATTGATAAATCTTTCTGAAACAGAACTTGCccaacatttgaagaacaatttctcaatagtTTTTACCTTTCTATAATCAGCAAcataacttccgatttcgtgATCGCatgctgttacagatgtgtgtaacAGAAGTTTGATAGTATAAGTTCTTTGCTAATAATAATGCTCTGAATTTTTTCCATCAATGCTCATTCATGTTTTATACTTCCTTGTTAATAATACCTAATACTTCTGAgttatacacaaaataaaattgctgacGTAGTTATAATCTTGTAACATGTAACATAATCAGGGcatgtaaaagttttaagattGTTCGAGCCCTGGTTGGTACGAACATCaaatggaaaacaaaatgaGATGATGATAGGGTGGAGTATAGAAATAAGCAAGTGATCCATTGCaaacatcaaaacaaatttattgaagGGATCAAATTTAAAGGTGTCTCTCAATTTTCTCTCGCAATCAGACAGGCTTTGATATCCTTAACTCACCATTCTcaatagttatattttagattttaataatattttgtatttttcacaacgtaaatattaatttgtcatTCCTAAGTatagaattttaacttcattaatcatttttgagaaagattccaatttgtgaaattttcttagcttaaatttgatttataggaTTTGATCATTTTTTCAGTCTTATCTTTTCTTTATCGATCGCTATACtactaataataaatgcatataaacAACGgcataatttaactatttatttcctCTTCCCGCCATTTAGGAAAATTTACGgtccataaaattttttctagcaCAGTAATACTGGTCGCGACTCAAAACAATAGGGAGCCAATGATTAGTTAGCGTTAGATTAAATTTCAGGGAGATGTTTTTCAGATCCACCATAGGCAAATAATAGTTTTCCATGGAAGAGGAATGCTGGGACTGaactaattttacaaatttctaaaatgtaaatttttagaaaattgaaaaactgctgatataaaaaatgtcatttcctTGAGGCATTTCTTGGAATATGGTAAACATTATAACAGTTTCAtttcgaaaaatgaagaaaatttttaagacacaAGCGTGAAGTAAAGCAATTttgagaatataataaaatattcaaaatgattacatacttattaaaaaaaaataataaaatgcacataAGGTGGTGATCGGGAGGCAAGtaagaggaaattttttaattgactcTTGTAACATTTAGAGGCCCTGCGGCAGGTGGTGACCATTAATTACAGTCCAATACCCAGTGGTAAAAAAATCctatgaaaaaatgtttttactgcTAGGATACCCTTTTGAGGCTTTCATTTTTGCTCTAAAAGCAAAAAgagattagttttatttttaattttttttattgaagctaTCTTTCCTTTAACTTATTTCCTTATCTAATGAATTGATTTCGGAATCATGAAGTTATGACGCAGCGATAGACTTTACTGCCAAAAATCCACAAGCATGGAAATAATCATCAGAAGCATTGAAATCAATCATAATCATGTTAAATGtatattctataattaaattagaattagagTTAAATCATCATAATTTCtcaatataacataaaaatagaatGGTCTAGCTctgttttccattgttgtcgatGCATTTTTATAGACGTGACTATGTCACAAGCCGACTGGAAAACCTTTATTGATCAAAACCGGAGAAGATTACGTGACTTTAAAGACCACTTGAAATCATCAGGTCTCGCTGTATGATTGGCAAAATATCTCTCGTATTTCGTGAGTCAAGGATTGGAAATAATGTAGCTGAACAACCGCTTCATACAAGAAGAGAAAAGCTCtgagtgcttaaaaaaaattaattcaacacATAGGGAAACAAGTTGAAATTAATCAGTTTGAAGTTTTCAGTCTTGTACTTCAATTTCAAACTGTCTCACTAGTGAgggaatttctttaaatttttttccttttaaagaaaGCTGATGGGCATTTTCCAGCGAGCAGTCACcgtagataaaatatatttttgattttataattaggaTTTTTTGTGTGCATATTTTATATCACTTGAGACagcttacaaattatttttacgagCCGCTTTTACCGTTAACGAATTTCATTCTAAAGATAGATAACAAAAAACAACAACCTGGGTCTTGAGTGGCTACCAGGCGCGACGGCAGGTGGTGGATAGCCGAATGTCCTGTAGCACTGACAGGATAGCCTCTGAATAACAAATAGGAGGTCGCGAACCAACTCCCGTAACCCAAGTGTTGTGCGACCCGTGCCTTGAGTGAATGGCACTGCGGTTATAGTGTCTTAACGGAGCCTCTAGTTCGATTGGCGAAAATCTAGAGTAATAGCCTTACCCAGTAACTCAGGCAATGCTGGGCTGACTTTCTTTACCTGAGCTTTTTATTTGAGGTAATTTATGGcagaaaatgacaaaaattcaACTCAAATTACTGCATCTGCAGGTGAAAATCCCCAAGTAGACCTTTCTGCAAAAGGAAAGGAAACTAGGGAAAAACCAActgaaggagaaaaaattaatccttCATCAAAAGAGGTAGAAATGACCTCTACCCAGTCAACATCTCAAGTGGGGCAGGAAGCTATTAATAGCATGACTGCTTCCATGGGTGggatcaaacttaaaaaaagactgTCTGGTGCACAGAAAAAGAAACTTGCCCGAGAAAAGAAGATGGCTGAAGGTACGTGGGTAGAAAAACCCAAACCAAAACAGAGAGGCGAGAAAAGACAAAGCCAAAGGATGGAACAAGATGTAGCCCCAAAAGCTGCCAGGAAAGAAGGACCTGAAGGTATAACCTTTAAGGAAGCTCTAACGGCAGTTAAAATGGCTGTGATTCTTGAGGGACATCCTCTTGAGCGCTTATCGGAAGAACAAGCCTTAGACCTTGAGTTCCTGATAActagaaaaatttcaagaaatgaagAGGGTTTTGTCCCCACTTTTCTTTCTTGCAGACTAGAAAATGGGGCACTTATCATCAACTGTGCAGATCTGGGGAGTTCTAATTTGCTGGAACAGACTGTAGTTGAGTTAAACCCCTGACAGGAGCAAACTCTGTTGGTGGGAGAGGCAAGGAAACTCGTCAGAACCACTAAGATTATTGCTAAACTGCCGAAAGTCTGTAGTAAACTGGAGCCCAAAGAGGTCCTGAGAAAGATTGAGGCACAAAATGGTGGGCTAACTTCAACCGAATGGAACATGCTTCATCGGAAGAATGAACCATCAGGACAGACAATCGTCCTTAGCGTGCCTGAACTGGACGCGGCTACACTTGGCAAAAGgggatataaattttatataggacttcACCAAGTTCAAGATAAAATCCTAGACAAACCTTCCAAAAACGATGGGGGTGAAGGTTCTTCAAGCCAACATCCACCACAGTAGAAGTGGCACCACTAACCTCACCAAGAAATTTCTTGATGAGGATTTTCAACTGGCCCTGATCCAAGAACCTTGGCTTGTCAGGGGAAAAATCAGTGGCCTTAAAGGAACAAAAGGTAAGCTCATTTATGATCTTAATAGTGAAGCTAGAACATGTATCCTAATAGATAAAGATATTAAGGTTCTACCTCTAACAGATTTTATTCATAGGGATTTAACAGCAGTGAAAGTCAGACTCAACATAGAGGGAAGAGATCgagaaattgttttttgctCAGTCTACCTACCCTATGAAGAGAAGGCTCTACCTGATTAAACACTGCATAAACTCCTGCAGTTTTGTGCAGAAAACTGCTTGCAGGTAGTCTTAGGGCTAGACTGCATTGCTCACCATACTGTCTGGGGCAGCACAGACAGAAATAAAAGAGGTGGGTGTcttttagaatttattcttaattacaatttagatattttgaataaaggcaATGACCCTACCTTTATAACTTCTAATCGTTCTGAAGTAATTGACATTACTATAGCAACACCGgctattagtaaaaatatcacgaaaTGTAAAGTAGATGGGAGATCATCAGGTTCCGACCATCAAAACatccattttgaaataaactccAATATAAATATTGACCGCTGCTTCAGAGACCCCATGAGAACAAATTGGAAGAAATTCTAAGACGATATCATGGGGCTGACTGAACTGggtgaaaattatattagagATAATTATGATCTAGAAATTGCAGCAGAAACTCTGCAGAGCGAAATTATAGGttcatacaataaaaattgcCCAATACGTAGCAAAAGAGCATAGCTCCAATGTCCTTGTTGGAATAACTCTTTAGAAACTGAAAGGGCAAACGTCAGAAAACTCttcaataaagcaaagaaaCATGGTGAGTGGGACAACTATAAAAGAGCCCTCACCAACTATaacaaaaatgttagaaaaaggAAACAAGAATCCTAGAGAAAGTTCTGTGATGAATTAAATTCTATCTCTGAAGGATATCTCCAAAGAATCCTTAGAAGGGATGAACCCATAATGGTTGGCATCTTAAAGGATGAGGATGGCAACTTTGCTACCACTGGAAAAGAGATAATGGAAGTTATGGCCAAAACTCACTTTCCAGGAGCCATTGATATGGATAGCAATGAAGGACAGCATTTCATTGGATCTGTAAAAAGAATACAAAGAAATCAATGGACCTATGCTAAGAACGTTATCAATCAAAACAATGTCAGGTGGGCTATCTCCACCTTCAAACCACTTAAAAGCCCTGGACCTGATGGAATCATTCCTGTAATGATCCAAANCCTGATGGAATCCTTCCTGTAATGATCCAAAAGGCAGGAGATCCTATCATCAATGTGTTAACCAGAATTTACAGAGCCAGTCTGGCACTGGGACATATTCCAAAGCTATGGCAGAAGACCAGGATTGTTTATATTCCTAAACCTGGCAAAAGTAACTATGACCAGGATAAGTCTTTCAGACCAATCAGTTTATCTTCattctttctcaaaattatGGAGAAAATTATTGATAGGCATATTAGGGATTACCTGGGTAGCAATAACCCTTTGCATAATCTACAGTTTGCCTACCAACCTGGTAAATCCACAGAGACAGTCTTATACAAGCTAGTATCTAAGATTGAAGACACCCTGGAGAGAAAGGAAATTGCATTGGCCACCTTCCTAGATATTCAGGGTGCTTTTGATAATACCTCTCTCCTATCCATCCTTAATGCCTTAAGGGAAACAGGGATAGACCAAACTTTATGTTTATGGATTAAGACCCTACTTTTGGATAGAGTCATTCAAATGAATATCTTCAACGAGacattagaaaagaaaacaaccAGAGGCTGTCCACAAGGAGATGTTCTATCACCATTACTTTGGAATCTGGTTGTAAATAGCCTAATAAAACATCTAAATAATATAGACTACCCAGGGACATGCGAATGACATTGTCATACTCATTCTTGGCAAAGATTTTCACACAACTTGCCAACTGATGCAAAACGCTCTAAGTTATGTAAGCAAATGGTGCAGGGAGAGGAATCTGGACATAAATCCACAGAAGACCAATCTAGTACCATTCACTcgtaaaataaaaagggaagGCTTCTTTATCCCGAAACTTTTTGACGTTGAAATCAATATTGCCTCTGAGGTGAAATTTTTAGGCTTAATCCTTGACCAAAAACTCACCTGAAATAAACACGTTGATTACAAAAtcaatcaagcaaaaaaatgcataatgatGTGCAGACGCATGCTTGGTAAAAACTGGGGTCTACAACCAAAAATGATGCTTTGGATGTACACAGCTATTGTCAGGCCTGCTTTCACATATGCTTCAGTGATATGGTGGTGTAAAGTGGAATAGAAAACTGTGAAGGACAAGCTGGGGAGTCTGCAAAGACTGGCCTGCTTGTGTATCACAGGCGCAATGTCCACAGCCCCTACCAGAGCACTAGAGGCAATTCTGGACCTGACTCCTTTAGATATCTTCATGTGCAGCGCTTCCAGAATGACTGCATATTGAATGAAATTGCAATATCAATGGTGTGACAAGCCCTCTTCTGGAGGTCATACCAGTATTACTAAGAAAATTCACCATCCAACTCTCCTTATGCCTTCTGACTGCATGGAGAGAAAGTACGTGTTTGAAAGACCGTTTGAGGTAGCTTTTCTTACCAGAGAAGAATGGTATAACAACACGATTGATACAAAAAATGATGATCTAATCTGGTATACCGATGTATCAAAGAAAGGTAACCTCTCAGGACTGGGGGTCTGTGGCTTGTCATCAAGATTCAACCTTTTTGAAGGTCTTGGGGAATATGCTACTGTCTTTCAGGCGGAGGTACTTGCTATCGTAAACTGTCTGcagataaataataagaaaggcTACCACGGTAAGCGGATTCTTATTTTCAGCGACAGTCAAGCAGCCTTGATGGCTCTTTACTCATTTCAAGTTAAATCAAAAATGGTTCTGGAATGCATGAATCTCCTAATAGAACTggcaaaaaggaataaaatcattcttattTGGGTAACAGGGCATATGGGAATTGATGGTAATGAAAGAGCTGATGAACTCGCAAAACAGGGATCCTCTTTCAATCCAATAGGAATGGAACCCTTCTGTGGAATCAATATGAAGACTACAAAGAAGGCCGTCCTAAAACGGGAAAAACAGGAGATGAACAAAGTTTGGCGCAATTCTCCTGGACAAAAACATGCTAAAAGCATGATCAGCAGCCCTTCTGCAAAAATTGCTTCTGAAATTCTTAGGCTCCCAAGATTGAAGATTCAAACAATTGTAGGCTTCATCACTGGGCACTATCATTTCAAGAAACATCTACATAGAATGGGACTTTTCGAACAAGAACCAATATGTCGGAAATGCCGTGAAGTGGTAGAATCAGCACATCACATCCTATACGAGTGTGATGCCCTCGCCCTTACGCGCCTCACTATCCTTACGCGCCTTACTTACCTACCTAAAGAGCTTCACCTTAATTCCATTAAGAGACTGTCAGACTATATAAACAAAGTAGGCGACCTAAGACAATGGAACAGGAAAAATTGGGCTTGGAGCATGGTACAAAATGCAATATATGAAGAGGTGCCACATATCTGACAAGCTCAAGCAAGaagaagaagggaaaaaaatcacaactgggAATGCTAGGCGATGGCttctaactaaaaaatattagtgtagTGAATATCAGACCAGCGTAAATGGGGCAATGGCACACACATTCCTTCCGGGTTATTATCACAGTCAACcgtttattaataataaccacgTCTTTTGGGAAATGTGATAATAAATGCACATTAATCACATTGCCTGGTTTACACTTACCTGGTATtccctacactgatattttttaaagctaatgtATTCTGCACAGTAcaccgaaatttttttcatcttcgaCATTTATATATANNNNNNNNNNNNNNNNNNNNNNNNNNNNNNNNNNNNNNNNNNNNNNNNNNNNNNCTGTCGCTGCAGCATGGAATATGTAATTAAGGATTTAGCATAAATtttcgttatatatatatatatatataagtttctTCGACTAACTGGATTTTCCCTTGTCCTTGTAGAAAGCTGTGTACCTGAGGGATCCGTTTACATGCAGGAAAAACTCCACATGAAAGATATTTTCGTTTAATATTCACCACTGGAACGTGATTGTTACTAGAACTAATACGAGATCAATTTGTATTAGCTTTAAAGaatcatgtgattttttttatgaatttcgaCCAATCAGCATTTCCGGACGGATTGTGAATAGATtctcattcatatttttcttaattagccGGAAAAACCACAAGGCATGATCCAGTTCTCCATatcaattttcatatattttttattattattaataataattaataaaagtcatataAGCCGTTTTcctattacatatttttgtggccttaatttaaaggtattaacttgtagtatttatttgtatttttccgCCCTACTATTACTACGTTTCAATTTcgattgttttctaaattattagtttaaaactacgttgtttctttattttaattctatgatATTACCTTAAAACGCTACATTTTTAGATATCAGCCTGTTCGGTATACGAAAATATCAAATTACGGCTGTGCACTCACAAAATTTGTTATGACactatatctttaattttaaatgttattttaaaaattaattgctaagcaaaattatttatgttcagCAATGTTACTTATGTCAGTTATTTTGCTCCTTCAAGAATCCTCAGGGAAAGGTTTGGATGAGGAAGTCAGGGCACAAGCGTAAGCAAAGCGAATTCTTTTTCGTACACATACTTTAGgtgaatagttttaaagttttttaaattttttttaagaaaaaactattttatgccaagaaataacaattattgTATTGTAATCATGAGGATTGTCAACGTATAGGGATAGTAACGTTGCAAAATCGTGgggttttaaagaatattaataaaataaaaggcacAAGTTTTCGTTCTTCTTTTTACAACAAGAAAATTatgtcatatatatatttctttttgtattgtCTTCTTTTTTAACACGATGAAATTTCAAACGCgtagggaaaaaataaatattcatgaataaTCATCAAGCATTCGAATTTGAATAATCATAGAATATCAGAGGCAACTTGATGCTGTGACAAAATTTAAGTAGCCTGCtgtgtaaaatgcattttagtaattttaataatgttgaatTCTGCTTTAATTCACAGAAGAAGATTGAATGGCCAGCAAGGTTACAAATTCAGGGTCAAACTCAACCGGGTCAACcaagcaaaaacaattttttttaagaagttcgATAAAACTTTCTTGCATATTCTTTCTTGCAGTTATTCAGatgctttttacaaatttttataacaatttaattacacatttttttaatgttaacatAACTGGAGAAACTTAGCCCATCGGAGTAATTATAGCAGGATTGAGGCAGAAGTGTTTTCATTTAGTGATAGGTTATCTgtgtaaatgtataaaaaggtGAAAGTTAATCAAGTTATTTCTGTTATATGAAAGAATCGTTGAAGGCGTatgattgtataatttttataccttaattttcaTGTCATTTCGTAGTTGGACTATGTTACCTCATGACATACAGGAAAATTGAGGTCACCTTTCATTGCTTTGTAATTTCAcatttactgtattttattatttagttttctataagtaacttttttcagaacaactcttctttaaaacttttctctctCCAGAGATTAGACTAGATGTTCTTGAGTTGTTAAACTTGTAGAATTTAAGTGGTCTAAGGCTTAAGTCAAGTTAGGAACTAAAAGAGACGGAGGATTACTTTTCTCATTATGGTCCTTTCAGAACATTGTACATTAGAGCACCGATTATCCGAACGCCGATTTAccggatttttttaattatccgaATCATTCATGGACCATGTGTTTTCTATATTTCCGGGATATCTTAAAAGGGTCGAAAAACGGCTTCTTCTGTCCATTGGTGATCTTGAAAAGAATCTTACGCTCTTTCCGTTCAGTTTCAATGTGGGTGAACAGTAGTTTTTATAATGGAAcaggtttttaataaaatttgaaaaaagtaaaacttttaaacacgcTATTTGTTATATGCTATAATAAGCACAACTACATTTGCTAATCTTAAGTCTGAAAAAAGTGTGCAGgaaagtaacttaaaaacattCTCATAGCCGTAGAAAGTTGTCCAATTATCCGGATATTTTGTTATTCGGatcagggccggattaagcGTACGCGGGgcctaggccattcaaatttttgggggtttagattaaatttttttcctcgtatatttttaatttattcaaatataaaagcatttaaatatattttcatttaagaaagcatatttaaaattaaaataaataataataaattgaattttactttaatttattaaattagaactaaaaaataatcataaaattttgaaaaatcattgtttttcctaattttttaaaatttattttcaaaaaatccattttaagtgGGCCCCTATTCATTGGGGGCTccaggccatggcctagtctgGCCTAATGGGTTATCCAGCCCTGATTCGGATCGGCTTTGGTACCGAATGGCCCGGATAATCGGTGCTCTACTGTATGtgtaaaaaacattcaattttcGTTAGTCATCTTTCGATCCCTAAATCtgtatttcgaaaaaaaagaagaaaaaaatgtcacatgtcaagtttttaaatcttcCGATTCACATAAGGTTTGATATGGATGAACAGGacgagaaaaaatacattttatcctttaatgataacaaaaaaGTTCATCATCACCTCAATCAAATTTTCGAACTCTCTTCATTTCACACTTTACCCAAACCATGACATCCCAA
Above is a window of Parasteatoda tepidariorum isolate YZ-2023 chromosome 5, CAS_Ptep_4.0, whole genome shotgun sequence DNA encoding:
- the LOC122269761 gene encoding uncharacterized protein, encoding MKLQYQWCDKPSSGGHTSITKKIHHPTLLMPSDCMERKYVFERPFEVAFLTREEWYNNTIDTKNDDLIWYTDVSKKGNLSGLGVCGLSSRFNLFEGLGEYATVFQAEVLAIVNCLQINNKKGYHGKRILIFSDSQAALMALYSFQVKSKMVLECMNLLIELAKRNKIILIWVTGHMGIDGNERADELAKQGSSFNPIGMEPFCGINMKTTKKAVLKREKQEMNKVWRNSPGQKHAKSMISSPSAKIASEILRLPRLKIQTIVGFITGHYHFKKHLHRMGLFEQEPICRKCREVVESAHHILYECDALALTRLTILTRLTYLPKELHLNSIKRLSDYINKVGDLRQWNRKNWAWSMVQNAIYEEVPHI